The proteins below come from a single Roseiflexus sp. RS-1 genomic window:
- the hoxU gene encoding bidirectional hydrogenase complex protein HoxU, with the protein MAARTFTIDGQLISAREGETILQAARDHGIFIPTLCHLDGVSDVGACRLCLVEIEGSRMLRPACVTPVVEEMVVRTDTVRLREYRRMIIELLFAERNHVCAVCVANGHCELQDLAVAVGMDHVRFDYAFPHCDVDISHPLFGVDHNRCVLCTRCVRVCDEVEGVHTWDVAGRGADARVITDMRQPWGESRSCTSCGKCVLACPTGAIFRRGATVGEMERDRNKIAYIVAARDQRW; encoded by the coding sequence ATGGCAGCGCGAACGTTTACCATCGACGGTCAACTGATCAGTGCGCGGGAGGGTGAAACGATCCTTCAGGCGGCGCGTGATCATGGCATCTTTATCCCGACGCTCTGCCACCTTGATGGGGTGAGCGATGTCGGCGCGTGTCGGCTCTGTCTTGTCGAGATCGAAGGCAGTCGCATGTTGCGCCCGGCATGTGTGACACCGGTGGTGGAAGAAATGGTTGTGCGAACCGACACCGTGCGCCTGCGCGAATATCGCCGTATGATCATCGAACTGCTGTTCGCCGAGCGCAACCATGTCTGCGCGGTGTGCGTCGCCAATGGTCACTGTGAACTGCAAGACCTGGCTGTCGCCGTCGGGATGGATCATGTGCGCTTCGATTATGCCTTCCCACACTGCGACGTCGATATTTCCCATCCGCTCTTCGGCGTCGATCACAATCGGTGCGTACTCTGCACACGCTGCGTGCGCGTTTGTGATGAGGTGGAAGGAGTGCATACGTGGGATGTAGCGGGGCGCGGCGCCGATGCGCGGGTGATTACCGATATGCGTCAGCCGTGGGGTGAGTCGCGCAGTTGCACGTCGTGTGGCAAGTGCGTGCTCGCCTGCCCTACCGGCGCCATCTTCCGTCGCGGCGCCACGGTTGGTGAGATGGAACGCGACCGAAACAAAATTGCGTATATCGTCGCAGCGCGCGATCAGCGCTGGTAA
- the nuoF gene encoding NADH-quinone oxidoreductase subunit NuoF: MDLNELLAIAEHENAMRRSICIRCCTALGCQSAGSLSLKQRLEEAVAEVDRTDIEVMGVGCMGLCGHGPLVRVDPEGTLYEHVRAADAPSIVAALDGGEATAPKGDPHHPFFTLQKRIVLENSGIIDPERIESYIAAGGYQALYHALHEMTPAEVIDVVTRSGLRGRGGAGYPTGLKWATVAKSHGDRKYVVCNADEGDPGAFMDRSIIESDPHKVLEGMAIAAYAVGADQGYVYVRAEYPLAIQRLQRAIAQARRHGLLGAQIFDSGFTFRIDIRVGAGAFVCGEETALMASIEGRRGQPRPRPPYPAESGLWGRPTLINNVETFANIPPIIRNGAEWFAAIGAETSKGTKVFALTGKIRHTGLIEVPMGVTLRQIVEEMGGGVPDGRVKAVQTGGPSGGCIPAALLDTPVDYESLQRVGSIMGSGGMVVMDDATNMVDVAHFYMEFCKDESCGKCIPCRAGTAQMLHMLDLIRAGQATIADLEQLEQLCVMVKETSLCGLGQSAPNPVLSTMRYFRQEYEALLADRDRTGESTDG; the protein is encoded by the coding sequence ATGGATCTGAATGAACTGCTGGCAATTGCCGAACACGAAAACGCGATGCGTCGATCGATCTGCATTCGCTGCTGCACCGCGCTCGGATGTCAATCGGCAGGCTCGCTATCGCTCAAGCAGCGGCTCGAAGAGGCGGTTGCCGAGGTGGATCGCACCGACATCGAGGTGATGGGAGTTGGATGCATGGGTTTGTGTGGTCACGGTCCACTGGTGCGGGTTGACCCGGAAGGCACGCTCTATGAGCATGTGCGCGCTGCGGATGCGCCATCAATCGTGGCGGCGCTCGACGGCGGCGAGGCAACCGCGCCGAAGGGCGATCCACACCATCCCTTTTTCACCTTACAGAAGCGCATTGTCCTGGAAAACAGCGGCATCATCGATCCGGAGCGCATCGAGTCATACATTGCGGCTGGCGGTTACCAGGCGCTCTATCATGCGTTGCACGAAATGACCCCGGCAGAAGTGATCGATGTCGTAACCCGCAGCGGGCTGCGCGGACGCGGCGGCGCTGGATACCCGACAGGACTGAAGTGGGCGACCGTCGCCAAGAGTCACGGTGATCGCAAGTATGTCGTCTGCAATGCCGATGAGGGCGATCCCGGCGCGTTTATGGATCGCAGCATCATCGAAAGCGACCCGCACAAGGTGCTCGAAGGCATGGCGATTGCAGCGTATGCCGTTGGTGCAGACCAGGGGTACGTCTATGTTCGTGCTGAATACCCGCTGGCGATCCAGCGGTTGCAGCGGGCAATTGCGCAGGCGCGGCGGCATGGCTTGCTCGGTGCGCAGATTTTCGACTCGGGGTTCACCTTCCGAATCGATATTCGCGTCGGTGCTGGCGCATTTGTGTGCGGTGAAGAAACGGCGCTCATGGCGTCGATCGAGGGGCGGCGCGGGCAACCGCGTCCCCGCCCGCCCTACCCCGCCGAAAGCGGACTGTGGGGTAGACCAACGCTCATCAATAATGTCGAAACCTTCGCCAACATTCCGCCGATTATCCGCAACGGAGCGGAATGGTTCGCTGCAATCGGCGCGGAGACCAGCAAAGGCACGAAAGTTTTCGCACTGACCGGCAAGATTCGCCACACCGGTTTGATCGAAGTGCCGATGGGCGTCACGTTGCGCCAGATTGTTGAAGAAATGGGTGGTGGCGTGCCCGATGGCAGGGTTAAGGCAGTGCAGACCGGCGGACCGTCCGGCGGATGCATTCCGGCTGCCCTGCTCGATACGCCGGTCGATTACGAATCGCTCCAGCGGGTTGGTTCGATTATGGGGTCGGGTGGCATGGTGGTGATGGACGACGCCACCAACATGGTGGATGTAGCGCACTTCTACATGGAGTTCTGCAAAGACGAATCATGCGGCAAGTGTATTCCGTGTCGGGCTGGTACAGCGCAAATGTTGCATATGCTCGATCTCATTCGTGCCGGGCAGGCGACCATAGCCGACCTCGAGCAACTCGAGCAACTCTGCGTGATGGTGAAGGAAACCAGTCTGTGCGGTCTCGGTCAGTCTGCACCGAATCCGGTTCTGAGCACGATGAGGTATTTCCGCCAGGAATATGAGGCGCTGCTGGCGGATCGCGACAGAACCGGCGAGTCGACGGACGGATAG
- the hoxE gene encoding bidirectional hydrogenase complex protein HoxE produces the protein MAATRFQPPAPDQTLHPSGDNRFKLLEATMKKHQYRPDALIEVLHRAQELFGYLSTDLLLFIANSLHLPPSRVYGVATFYHFFSLAPKGEHSCVVCLGTACYVRGAAAILAAAEQMLGIKAGHTTPDGRLSLETARCLGACGIAPTVVFDGTVTGHQTPEQVQVWLERLTGEGLKAKG, from the coding sequence ATGGCTGCCACGCGCTTTCAGCCCCCTGCCCCCGATCAGACGCTGCACCCCAGTGGTGATAACCGCTTCAAACTGCTCGAAGCCACGATGAAGAAGCACCAGTATCGTCCCGACGCGCTGATCGAAGTGCTGCATCGCGCGCAGGAACTGTTTGGCTATCTCTCGACCGATCTGCTGCTCTTCATCGCCAACAGCCTGCATCTTCCGCCGAGCCGGGTGTACGGTGTCGCCACGTTCTATCATTTCTTCTCACTCGCGCCAAAGGGTGAGCATTCTTGCGTCGTCTGTCTTGGAACGGCATGCTACGTCCGTGGCGCTGCCGCAATCCTGGCAGCGGCGGAACAAATGCTGGGCATCAAAGCCGGGCACACGACTCCCGACGGACGTTTGTCGCTGGAAACGGCGCGCTGCCTGGGAGCGTGCGGCATTGCACCGACTGTCGTCTTCGATGGCACGGTCACCGGTCACCAGACTCCGGAGCAGGTGCAGGTCTGGCTTGAACGTCTGACGGGGGAGGGGTTGAAGGCGAAAGGTTGA
- a CDS encoding VWA domain-containing protein: MIRLSFITPLALILLTLLPALWAFTLLTPRRLAPWRFWSSLALRSVILAALVLAIAGAQIVLPVREVTTVFLIDVSDSMTPAQRERALQYVNDALAAMPAGDRAAVVVFGENALVERAPGPIGALGRLSSTPMTTRTNLQEAVQLGLALFPAETQKRLVLISDGGENAGRVADAAQLASIRKVPIDVVYLPGERGPDVIVAGLSAPAVVREGQDIIVQANISSNYATGGRLQTFVDGQLIGEQELSIPEGSSTVDIRVPSGETGFRRLEVRLDADGDTEPQNNRGAAFTEVQGPPRLLLIASDESRAANLRNALLAAGVRVDLLPPSQAPATLAQLGAYAGVMIVDTPAREMPRTLLEALPAYVRELGRGLAMVGGVDSFGAGGYRRTPLEPMLPVLLDPLDTKQQPDLALVMVIDRSGSMAEPVAGGRRNKLDLAKEAVYQASLGLTPIDQVGLVVFDDTANWVLQLQPLPSMVEIERALGSFGIGGGTNIRPGIEQAALALASTDAKIKHVLLLTDGIAESNYSDLIAQMRASGITISTVAVGLDANPNLVDVANAGGGRSYRVTSIDEVPRIFLQETIIAAGRDIIEQPIEPQLGLSSPIIRSLGGLPPLYGYNGTEVREAARTLLLTPDGKPLLAQWQYGLGRVVAWTSDTQGRWARDWIAWDRFPQFAGGLADLLLPPRESGLLELRATAAGPRAFLELIAQDEQGRPLNNLAIAGRAVDPQNQGATVQFQQIGPGRYRAAVDTPSPGVYLAQVAASDAEGRQIGVAVTGIVVSYSLEYSAQRENLPLLTEVASISRGRINPSPETAFASPNQEVGSVREIGFPLLWLALILWPLDIAARRVMLRLEDVAPWLERLRRRRPSVVAAPEASATMTRLGTAKRRATAARPSSISVERSGIDAPTVPQTVVPTDQASQGRAPAPPPQTTEQRARPTATRPEAAEEQFARLLAAKQRARRKSEDR; the protein is encoded by the coding sequence ATGATTCGCCTCTCGTTCATCACACCGCTTGCACTCATTCTCCTGACGCTGCTTCCGGCGTTGTGGGCGTTCACCCTGTTGACGCCGCGCCGCCTCGCTCCGTGGCGTTTCTGGTCGAGTCTGGCGCTGCGCAGCGTCATTCTTGCTGCGCTCGTGCTGGCGATCGCCGGTGCGCAGATTGTGCTGCCGGTGCGTGAGGTGACCACCGTTTTTTTAATCGATGTGTCGGACTCGATGACCCCAGCGCAACGTGAACGCGCTTTGCAATATGTCAACGACGCACTGGCTGCCATGCCAGCCGGTGATCGTGCCGCCGTGGTGGTGTTCGGTGAAAATGCGCTGGTGGAGCGCGCCCCCGGTCCTATTGGCGCACTGGGTCGTCTGTCATCGACGCCGATGACCACCCGCACCAATCTCCAGGAGGCGGTGCAACTGGGGCTGGCGCTGTTCCCTGCCGAGACGCAGAAGCGGTTGGTGCTCATCTCGGACGGGGGCGAAAATGCCGGAAGAGTGGCGGATGCGGCGCAACTGGCTTCGATTCGCAAGGTGCCGATCGATGTGGTGTATCTGCCCGGTGAACGTGGTCCTGACGTCATCGTCGCCGGTCTGAGCGCGCCTGCGGTTGTGCGCGAAGGGCAGGACATCATCGTGCAGGCGAATATATCGTCCAACTATGCCACCGGCGGGCGTCTGCAAACCTTCGTTGACGGGCAACTGATCGGCGAACAGGAACTCTCCATCCCTGAAGGATCGAGCACAGTTGATATCCGTGTGCCATCGGGTGAAACCGGATTCCGGCGTCTCGAAGTCCGGCTTGATGCCGACGGCGATACCGAGCCGCAGAACAATCGAGGGGCAGCGTTCACCGAAGTGCAGGGACCGCCACGCCTGTTGCTGATCGCCTCCGACGAATCACGCGCGGCAAACCTGCGCAATGCGTTGCTCGCCGCCGGGGTGCGCGTCGATCTGCTTCCCCCCAGTCAGGCGCCAGCCACGCTCGCTCAACTTGGCGCCTACGCTGGCGTCATGATCGTCGATACCCCGGCACGTGAGATGCCGCGCACGCTGCTTGAGGCATTGCCAGCATATGTGCGCGAACTTGGGCGCGGCCTGGCGATGGTCGGCGGCGTCGACTCGTTTGGCGCTGGCGGCTACCGGCGTACACCGCTGGAACCCATGCTGCCGGTGCTGCTCGACCCGCTGGACACGAAACAACAACCCGATCTGGCGCTGGTGATGGTGATCGACCGGAGTGGCAGTATGGCTGAACCGGTGGCAGGCGGCAGGCGGAATAAACTCGATCTCGCCAAAGAAGCAGTGTACCAGGCAAGTCTCGGTTTGACCCCCATCGACCAGGTCGGGCTGGTTGTCTTCGACGATACGGCAAACTGGGTGCTTCAGTTACAACCGTTGCCGTCGATGGTCGAAATCGAGCGGGCGCTCGGTTCATTTGGCATCGGCGGCGGCACGAATATTCGGCCCGGCATCGAACAGGCGGCGCTGGCGCTGGCATCCACCGACGCGAAGATCAAGCATGTCCTCCTGCTGACCGATGGTATTGCGGAGAGTAATTATAGCGATCTGATTGCTCAAATGCGCGCGTCCGGCATTACCATTTCCACCGTTGCAGTCGGTCTGGATGCCAACCCTAATCTGGTCGATGTAGCGAACGCTGGCGGCGGGCGTTCCTATCGCGTGACCAGCATCGATGAAGTGCCGCGCATTTTCTTGCAGGAGACGATTATCGCCGCCGGGCGTGACATCATCGAACAGCCAATCGAACCGCAGTTGGGTCTATCTTCGCCGATCATCCGCAGCCTGGGGGGATTGCCGCCGCTCTACGGCTATAATGGCACAGAGGTGCGCGAGGCGGCGCGCACCCTGCTCCTCACGCCGGATGGTAAACCGTTGCTGGCGCAGTGGCAGTATGGTTTGGGGCGGGTGGTCGCCTGGACGAGCGATACCCAGGGACGCTGGGCGCGTGACTGGATCGCCTGGGATCGGTTTCCACAGTTCGCTGGCGGTCTGGCAGACCTGCTGCTCCCGCCTCGTGAGAGCGGTTTGCTCGAACTCCGGGCAACCGCCGCCGGTCCACGCGCATTTCTGGAACTGATTGCGCAGGACGAACAGGGACGTCCGCTCAACAACCTGGCAATCGCCGGGCGCGCCGTCGATCCGCAGAATCAGGGAGCGACGGTGCAGTTCCAGCAGATTGGTCCGGGCAGATACCGCGCCGCAGTGGATACGCCGTCACCGGGGGTCTACCTGGCGCAGGTTGCAGCATCCGATGCAGAAGGGCGTCAGATTGGCGTTGCGGTAACCGGCATCGTCGTCAGTTACTCGCTCGAGTACAGTGCACAGCGCGAGAACCTGCCACTTCTGACAGAGGTTGCCAGCATCAGCAGAGGACGGATCAACCCGTCGCCGGAGACAGCGTTCGCCTCACCCAACCAGGAGGTCGGTTCGGTGCGTGAGATCGGATTTCCGCTCCTCTGGCTGGCGCTGATCCTGTGGCCCCTCGACATTGCCGCGCGGCGCGTGATGTTGCGTTTGGAGGATGTCGCCCCCTGGCTGGAACGGCTTCGCCGAAGGCGTCCCTCCGTCGTCGCTGCGCCAGAAGCATCGGCGACGATGACGCGGCTTGGCACAGCGAAACGGCGCGCAACTGCGGCGCGTCCGTCGTCGATCAGTGTGGAACGTTCTGGAATCGACGCACCGACGGTGCCACAAACCGTCGTTCCCACCGATCAGGCCTCCCAGGGGCGCGCCCCTGCGCCGCCGCCGCAGACGACCGAACAGCGCGCCAGACCGACCGCAACCCGCCCGGAAGCGGCGGAAGAGCAGTTCGCCCGGTTGCTGGCAGCAAAACAGCGCGCGCGGCGCAAATCCGAGGATCGCTGA
- a CDS encoding beta-L-arabinofuranosidase domain-containing protein: MKSSLLASLMFTPLPPGIIRPRGWLYRQLRLQADGLSGHLDQFWPDVANSAWIGGSAEGWERGPYWLDGMVPLAYALDDAVLIARVTRWVDHILERQRDDGWLGPVHDTSDTRRKPFDPWPVFVLFKALSQFYEATGDQRVLPAMVRFLHRLDALLDEQPLFDWGRYRWADLVVTIHWLYERIGEPWLLTLASKVHRQGFDWRAHFERFPYTSRQRREDIYPPEPLPGCTFRLDMASHVVNNAMAIKTPGVWFRQSGDPRDRDAVWRIISVLDAFHGQANGVFSGDEHLAGLNPSQGTELCAVVEYQYSLEVLIAILGDARLADRLERMTFNALPAAFAPDMWSHQYVQQVNQIRCAILEDNIYTNNRADANTFGLEPNYGCCTANMHQGWAKFATHLWMRTPDDGLVAVSYAPCELTTSVGGAAVRATVETDYPFREAVRIVVACQSATRFPLLLRIPAWADGALLTVDGMSTTPLPGTFHRIERVWEGTTVIDLHLPMRPAVIRRPSGGAVISGGPLVFALPIGEVWQRIIPDPQGRYAAGERLRPFCPPPIADCLGDWEVLPVTAWNYGLELDDVHPEQSIRIEYHPVGERPFAPEGAPVVAYAPGRRIPGWIEEHGAAASLPSPVISDAPVEELRLIPYGCTNLRIAEFPLVKPRAPVG; encoded by the coding sequence ATGAAATCATCGCTCCTCGCTTCCCTGATGTTCACCCCGCTCCCGCCCGGCATTATCCGTCCACGCGGCTGGTTGTATCGCCAGTTGCGCTTGCAGGCGGACGGTCTGAGCGGGCATCTCGATCAGTTCTGGCCCGATGTGGCGAACAGCGCCTGGATCGGCGGCAGCGCGGAGGGTTGGGAGCGTGGACCGTACTGGCTCGATGGCATGGTTCCGCTGGCGTATGCCCTTGATGATGCCGTTCTGATCGCCAGAGTCACCCGCTGGGTCGATCATATTCTCGAACGACAGCGCGATGATGGCTGGCTCGGACCGGTGCACGACACCAGCGACACTCGCCGCAAGCCTTTCGATCCCTGGCCCGTGTTCGTTCTGTTCAAGGCGTTGAGTCAGTTTTACGAGGCAACCGGCGATCAGCGAGTGTTGCCAGCAATGGTGCGTTTTTTGCACCGCCTTGATGCGCTGCTCGATGAACAGCCCCTCTTCGATTGGGGGCGCTACCGCTGGGCGGATCTGGTGGTGACGATCCACTGGCTCTATGAGCGTATCGGCGAACCGTGGCTGCTGACCCTGGCGAGCAAGGTGCATCGCCAGGGGTTCGACTGGCGCGCCCATTTCGAGCGCTTCCCTTATACGTCCCGTCAGCGGCGCGAGGACATCTATCCGCCTGAGCCGCTGCCGGGGTGCACCTTTCGTCTCGATATGGCGTCGCATGTCGTCAACAACGCCATGGCGATCAAGACACCCGGCGTCTGGTTTCGGCAGTCGGGCGATCCGCGTGACCGTGATGCTGTCTGGCGGATCATCAGTGTGCTTGATGCGTTCCATGGTCAGGCGAATGGCGTCTTTAGCGGCGATGAGCATCTTGCCGGTCTCAACCCATCGCAGGGAACAGAGTTGTGCGCCGTGGTTGAGTATCAGTATTCGCTCGAAGTGTTGATCGCTATCCTCGGCGATGCACGCCTGGCGGATCGCCTGGAGCGAATGACATTCAACGCTCTGCCCGCCGCTTTTGCGCCCGATATGTGGTCGCATCAGTACGTGCAGCAGGTCAACCAGATTCGCTGCGCCATTCTCGAAGACAACATCTACACCAACAATCGCGCCGATGCCAACACCTTCGGTCTGGAGCCAAACTATGGCTGTTGTACGGCGAATATGCATCAGGGTTGGGCAAAATTTGCCACCCACCTCTGGATGCGCACGCCGGACGATGGACTGGTCGCTGTATCATACGCTCCCTGCGAACTGACGACGTCCGTGGGAGGTGCGGCGGTTCGAGCGACTGTTGAAACAGATTACCCGTTTCGTGAAGCAGTACGGATTGTCGTCGCGTGTCAGTCTGCAACTCGCTTTCCGCTGCTTCTGCGCATTCCTGCGTGGGCTGATGGGGCATTGCTGACCGTGGACGGTATGAGTACGACGCCCCTTCCCGGAACATTTCATCGTATTGAGCGTGTTTGGGAAGGAACCACGGTGATCGATCTGCATCTACCGATGCGTCCGGCGGTGATACGTCGCCCCTCTGGCGGTGCGGTCATCAGTGGTGGTCCACTGGTCTTCGCACTTCCGATTGGCGAAGTCTGGCAGCGCATCATTCCCGATCCACAGGGACGGTACGCCGCCGGAGAGCGGTTGCGTCCTTTCTGCCCGCCGCCGATTGCCGATTGTCTGGGGGATTGGGAAGTGTTGCCGGTGACGGCATGGAACTATGGTCTGGAACTGGATGACGTGCATCCTGAACAATCGATCCGCATTGAGTATCACCCTGTTGGCGAGCGTCCTTTCGCCCCTGAAGGCGCACCTGTCGTGGCATATGCGCCCGGTCGTCGTATTCCGGGGTGGATTGAAGAACACGGTGCAGCAGCGTCGCTCCCGTCACCGGTCATTTCTGACGCACCGGTCGAAGAACTGCGCCTCATTCCGTATGGATGCACCAACCTGCGCATTGCCGAATTTCCGCTCGTGAAGCCTCGAGCGCCTGTGGGGTAG
- a CDS encoding VOC family protein, whose translation MDEQGYQEFLSAEGVADWVVLHGGATAVFRVGSLGEAARLAGSVANIPGLEGTGVLLTVGDGFLAVRLTRDLWQLAPRHIDLARAISAVARASNAVADRSAVQEVQVAIAAKRDEIDVDFWRAVLGYLPMADDNAVDPLGHGSTVWMQEIDAGKSLRHAMHIDVSVAREQAAVRLQAALAAGGRIVDDSRAPAYWTLADRAGNRVCIVAWPDGSDRKLPEDVSVHISPGSDGILPS comes from the coding sequence GTGGATGAACAGGGTTACCAGGAGTTTCTCTCCGCCGAAGGCGTCGCTGACTGGGTTGTTCTGCATGGAGGCGCAACGGCTGTCTTTCGTGTCGGATCGCTTGGTGAAGCGGCGCGCCTGGCAGGGTCGGTGGCGAACATTCCCGGTCTCGAAGGCACAGGGGTGTTGTTGACGGTAGGGGATGGTTTTCTTGCTGTTCGTCTGACGCGCGACCTCTGGCAATTGGCGCCACGACACATCGATCTCGCACGGGCGATCTCGGCGGTCGCGCGAGCATCCAATGCAGTCGCTGATCGTTCAGCAGTCCAGGAGGTGCAGGTTGCAATCGCGGCGAAGCGTGACGAGATAGACGTTGACTTCTGGCGCGCCGTGCTCGGTTACCTGCCGATGGCGGATGACAATGCGGTTGACCCGCTCGGACATGGATCAACGGTCTGGATGCAGGAGATCGACGCGGGCAAGTCGTTGCGGCATGCGATGCACATCGACGTGTCGGTCGCGCGCGAGCAGGCGGCGGTACGGCTCCAGGCAGCGCTTGCTGCGGGCGGACGCATCGTCGATGACTCCCGCGCACCGGCGTACTGGACGCTCGCCGACCGCGCCGGCAACCGTGTCTGTATTGTCGCGTGGCCCGATGGTTCTGATCGGAAACTGCCGGAAGACGTAAGTGTTCACATTTCTCCTGGGAGCGATGGCATCTTACCGTCGTAG
- a CDS encoding phage holin family protein codes for MTESPPQPPSHWQMARSLVLRWLVTSLAIFAAIQIVPGIEFVGPGWEIGVVALVFGLVNIALRPILTLLTCPLVILTLGLFTLVINALLLLLTASIASSLGVQFRVDSFWSALLGGLVIAIVSTLLLWLAGEMPVRVIIHTNRPDR; via the coding sequence ATGACCGAATCGCCGCCACAACCACCTTCTCACTGGCAGATGGCGCGCAGCCTGGTGCTGCGCTGGCTGGTGACCTCGCTGGCGATCTTCGCCGCCATCCAGATTGTGCCCGGCATCGAATTTGTCGGTCCTGGCTGGGAGATCGGGGTGGTCGCGCTGGTGTTTGGTCTGGTGAATATCGCCCTGCGCCCGATTCTGACGCTGCTGACGTGTCCGCTGGTGATCCTGACGCTGGGATTGTTCACGCTGGTCATCAATGCGCTCTTGCTCTTATTGACCGCCTCGATTGCCAGCAGTCTGGGGGTGCAGTTTCGCGTCGATAGTTTCTGGTCGGCGTTGCTTGGCGGTCTGGTGATTGCGATTGTCAGCACCCTGCTCCTCTGGCTTGCCGGTGAAATGCCGGTACGTGTCATCATCCATACCAATCGACCGGATCGGTAG
- a CDS encoding Uma2 family endonuclease — protein MTTVAVTRHRFTVEAYARMREAGLLHEDDRVELLDGEIYQMSPIGARHVSLVNRLTALLVHLAGDAAIVSVQNPIRLDDYNEPQPDLALLRPRDDHYVDALATPGDVLLVIEVADTSLVYDRQEKLPRYARAGIAEVWLVDAGRQVIEQHTMPVADEYTLLQKILPGYRITAVMLPQISFTTDTLFSQ, from the coding sequence ATGACGACAGTAGCAGTCACCCGTCACCGGTTCACGGTCGAAGCATACGCTCGTATGCGTGAAGCCGGTCTTCTGCACGAAGATGACCGGGTTGAGTTGCTCGACGGCGAGATTTACCAGATGAGTCCGATTGGCGCGCGGCACGTGAGCCTGGTGAACCGACTCACTGCTTTACTGGTGCATCTTGCCGGTGATGCAGCCATCGTCAGCGTGCAAAACCCGATCCGACTGGATGACTACAATGAACCTCAGCCCGATCTGGCGCTTTTGCGTCCGCGCGATGATCACTATGTCGATGCGCTCGCAACGCCTGGCGATGTGCTGCTTGTGATCGAAGTCGCAGATACGTCGCTCGTGTACGACCGGCAGGAAAAACTGCCGCGCTACGCTCGCGCCGGCATCGCCGAGGTCTGGCTTGTCGATGCCGGCAGGCAGGTCATTGAGCAGCATACGATGCCCGTGGCGGACGAGTATACGCTGCTCCAGAAGATTCTGCCGGGTTACCGGATTACTGCTGTTATGCTGCCACAGATCAGTTTTACGACAGATACACTCTTCTCACAATGA
- the pdeM gene encoding ligase-associated DNA damage response endonuclease PdeM → MLDDQTISGLYCSLAGEDVWLLPERALFWKRPATLIIADPHIGKPGAFRAAAIATPEGTTIADLERLSTAIRRCGAQRLIVLGDLLHARSGRTAATMSAVEEWRTRHSSLDIVLVRGNHDTRAGDPPYSWRVMCVDEPWDMAPFTLRHHPESSVAGYTLAGHLHPAARLIGAGKQRLTLPCFWFGAQVGVLPAFGSFTGTKVIAPDPGDQVFVIAEDAVVAVSGAPGGTASAPTASRR, encoded by the coding sequence GTGTTGGACGATCAGACAATTTCTGGACTATACTGCTCGCTCGCGGGGGAGGACGTATGGTTGCTCCCGGAGCGTGCGCTTTTCTGGAAGCGCCCCGCCACACTGATCATCGCCGACCCGCACATTGGCAAGCCGGGTGCATTCCGTGCAGCAGCGATTGCAACTCCGGAGGGAACGACCATCGCCGACCTTGAACGACTCAGTACGGCGATACGGCGTTGCGGTGCGCAACGGCTCATTGTGCTCGGCGATCTGTTGCATGCGCGAAGTGGACGCACCGCTGCGACCATGAGCGCTGTTGAGGAATGGCGCACCCGTCACAGCAGTCTCGACATTGTGCTGGTGCGCGGCAATCACGATACGCGCGCCGGAGACCCGCCGTACTCCTGGCGGGTGATGTGTGTTGACGAACCATGGGACATGGCGCCGTTCACGCTGCGCCATCACCCGGAGTCGTCTGTGGCAGGCTACACGCTTGCCGGGCATCTCCATCCGGCGGCACGACTGATCGGCGCAGGAAAGCAACGTCTGACCCTGCCCTGTTTCTGGTTCGGCGCTCAGGTTGGCGTCCTGCCAGCATTCGGCAGTTTTACCGGCACAAAGGTCATCGCCCCTGACCCAGGCGATCAGGTATTCGTCATCGCTGAAGATGCGGTGGTTGCAGTGTCGGGCGCGCCAGGCGGAACGGCATCAGCGCCGACGGCGTCGCGCCGGTAA